One stretch of Aquimarina sp. Aq107 DNA includes these proteins:
- a CDS encoding DUF6678 family protein translates to MKFNKLLALIGEFREKPWEFRMKLFSLDYASNWSGGIWSPTNNYIEVSSCLTAFSDLENIQINPIEDRYIGRLVPNRIYDHTQDVCDILKHHDLEYEIQEKIILIKVQ, encoded by the coding sequence ATGAAATTCAATAAGTTATTAGCATTGATTGGAGAGTTCAGGGAAAAACCTTGGGAATTTCGTATGAAACTTTTTAGTTTGGATTACGCTAGTAATTGGAGTGGAGGGATTTGGAGCCCAACAAACAATTATATAGAAGTTTCTAGTTGTTTAACTGCGTTTTCTGATTTAGAAAACATTCAAATAAATCCAATTGAAGATAGGTATATAGGAAGATTAGTTCCTAATAGAATTTATGATCATACTCAGGATGTTTGCGATATACTAAAACATCATGATCTGGAATATGAAATACAAGAAAAAATAATATTAATAAAAGTTCAATAA
- a CDS encoding site-specific integrase — MATTKLILYKGKKKEDGTLLLSLRITHNRKASYLFFDWLSEKHWDSNQMRVKKSHPNAQRLNHRIIQKLAEANDFILEFETKRKSFTSTDVVNALKDGRKDSSFFKLAEEYINELRTQGKFNRANPDSSRIKLFKEFLKGSDIQFHEIDTALLKRFKTYILTKTNQRGKTSAERSVMNTFVVIRTLFNRAITEGRADQKDYSFGKSKIQIKFPETVKVGLDEKEISHIESLELEHYSPIWHTRNVFLFSFYLAGIRISDVLNVRWSDIQDDRIIYRMNKNNKVDSLKLSEKVKSIINYYRHDKKSKHDYIFPELKKANQKDLKDINAKVKTAVKKFNKYLKEIAKQAEIDKKVTTHIARHSFGNIAGDKISPQMLQKLYRHSHLSTTIGYQGNFIHKDTDEALDNVINF; from the coding sequence ATGGCTACTACTAAATTAATACTGTATAAAGGCAAGAAAAAAGAAGATGGAACACTTCTTCTATCACTTAGAATTACTCACAATAGAAAAGCGAGTTATTTGTTTTTTGATTGGCTATCAGAAAAACATTGGGATAGTAACCAAATGAGAGTTAAAAAATCACATCCAAATGCACAACGGCTAAATCACCGTATTATTCAAAAACTGGCAGAAGCCAATGATTTCATCCTGGAATTCGAAACCAAAAGAAAATCATTTACATCGACAGATGTTGTCAATGCTCTTAAAGACGGAAGAAAAGATAGTTCATTTTTTAAACTAGCAGAAGAATATATTAACGAACTCAGAACACAAGGGAAATTCAATAGAGCAAACCCGGATAGCAGTAGAATAAAGCTATTTAAAGAATTTCTTAAAGGTTCGGACATCCAATTTCACGAAATAGATACAGCACTGTTAAAACGTTTTAAAACCTACATACTCACCAAAACTAACCAACGGGGTAAGACATCTGCAGAACGATCCGTAATGAATACATTTGTCGTAATTAGGACGCTATTTAACCGAGCAATTACAGAAGGCAGAGCAGATCAAAAGGATTATTCTTTCGGGAAAAGTAAAATACAGATTAAGTTTCCTGAAACTGTAAAAGTAGGATTAGATGAAAAAGAAATTTCACATATTGAATCATTAGAATTAGAACACTACTCTCCTATTTGGCATACACGCAATGTTTTTCTTTTTTCTTTTTATTTAGCCGGTATTAGAATTTCTGATGTACTAAATGTTAGATGGTCAGACATACAAGATGATCGTATTATTTATAGAATGAATAAAAACAATAAAGTAGACTCATTAAAATTATCGGAAAAAGTAAAATCAATAATAAACTACTATCGTCACGATAAAAAAAGTAAACATGATTATATTTTTCCTGAATTAAAAAAAGCCAATCAAAAAGACTTAAAAGATATCAATGCCAAAGTCAAAACTGCCGTTAAAAAATTTAATAAGTATCTAAAGGAAATTGCTAAACAGGCAGAAATTGATAAAAAAGTAACAACCCATATTGCAAGGCATTCTTTTGGTAATATTGCGGGAGATAAGATATCTCCGCAAATGCTCCAAAAATTATATCGTCACTCTCATTTAAGCACTACCATAGGTTACCAAGGAAATTTTATTCATAAAGACACAGATGAGGCTCTAGATAATGTGATTAATTTTTAA
- a CDS encoding DinB family protein, translating to MSFSQDWNAFYQSFNIKVKKELKFRLSADVKTTNLHKESSAAIWVRVDNKDNTVGYFDNMGDRPIRDFHWKRVTLEGVINNNTKIICFGGLCKSFGTFCFKNFSLELELDNGLFKEVEILNASFQEESFGVETNGWVQGNGKTTPIKIEEYDISIMSSELNTSERYLQIIGKDSFDINQYSSRIGQYLLALNNIGRKIIRAVQTLSLDELDYVRQEDINSIGAYLMHLSAVEAYYQKLTFENRLLSNEEENELAISINLGKVANHTFQNLPLDYYLNSFRETRRKTFELFKAKSDKWLDKECSVLDDTNLYHWLHILEHQSYHFGEIMILKKMMRVGL from the coding sequence ATGAGTTTTTCGCAAGACTGGAATGCTTTTTATCAATCATTTAACATTAAAGTCAAAAAAGAATTAAAATTTAGACTAAGTGCGGATGTTAAGACTACTAATTTACATAAGGAGAGTTCTGCCGCAATATGGGTACGGGTAGATAATAAGGATAATACAGTGGGGTATTTTGATAATATGGGTGATCGCCCAATCAGAGATTTCCACTGGAAAAGAGTAACCTTGGAAGGTGTAATCAATAATAATACTAAGATCATATGCTTCGGAGGCCTGTGTAAATCTTTTGGAACCTTCTGTTTTAAGAACTTTTCACTTGAATTAGAATTGGATAATGGTTTATTTAAGGAAGTCGAAATTTTAAATGCCTCTTTTCAAGAAGAATCATTCGGTGTTGAGACCAATGGTTGGGTACAAGGTAACGGTAAGACCACTCCAATTAAAATTGAAGAATATGATATTTCAATAATGTCTTCTGAACTAAACACTTCAGAACGGTATTTACAAATTATAGGAAAAGATTCTTTTGATATTAATCAATATTCGAGTAGAATTGGTCAGTATTTGTTAGCACTTAACAATATTGGAAGAAAGATAATTAGAGCGGTTCAGACGCTTTCTCTTGATGAATTGGATTATGTAAGGCAAGAAGATATAAATTCGATAGGAGCCTATTTAATGCATCTATCTGCAGTAGAGGCTTATTATCAAAAATTAACATTTGAGAATAGATTACTTAGTAATGAGGAAGAAAACGAGTTAGCAATTTCTATTAACTTAGGAAAAGTAGCTAATCATACTTTTCAGAATCTTCCTTTAGATTATTATCTAAATAGTTTTCGAGAAACTAGAAGAAAGACTTTTGAGTTGTTTAAAGCTAAGAGCGATAAATGGTTAGATAAAGAATGCTCTGTGTTAGATGATACGAATTTATACCATTGGTTGCATATTCTAGAACATCAGTCTTATCATTTTGGAGAAATAATGATATTAAAAAAAATGATGAGGGTAGGTTTGTAG
- a CDS encoding prolyl oligopeptidase family serine peptidase → MKKVLSIFKFIILFFLLTNCNSNSQEEENNYDFYHGTRILDEYKYLENLKDSSVIDWFRKQRDSTSDILKNIPGKKRLIELQKSFSNNTKEDVSNIRITSSGAIYYLKRNLDKDDYPNLYYRKTLNSKEELIYDPADYKRNELKKYYINYYKVSWDEKKIVLSFSEKGKEISEMRFLEIKTKELLPIIMDMAVPSYGGVYWLPNNSGVTYLQIPKENLEKKDLFKNTRVVLQTLDDSSPKTFFSKKNNSKLGMKSEDIPIVLFQESTDKYSIAAIAGATPYHDYYVSKYEEQEDINKIEWKSLFKKENKVTSFYQDNDSIIYLTSENASNFKICKTSILNPNIENPKILVEEPNDKVVKSFRVINDLIVYTTTKNGVESELFIVDSKGIQEKVDLPMKAGRISIEDVNKFTKDITLGIRGWLQKDKRLIFNLESKNFEDGSLIKSDDLLDVSNITVEELEVKSHDGAMVPLSLIYKNGLKRDGSNSAFMIGYGSYGTSLRPRFSEKIMTWIHEGGIYVIAHVRGGGEKGDKWYKGGFKETKSNTWKDFIACAEFIVDRKYTSKNKLAINGVSAGGITVGRAMTERPDLFAVVIANVGFMNAIKLESHSNGANNTKEFGTIKTKEGFQTLLEMDSYNNISKGKSYPATLLTTGMNDFRVPPWDPAKFVARLQDYNSSGNPILLKVDFESGHGSSNSKTKRLNDTADVLAFAFWQTGHPNYQPKKIRSF, encoded by the coding sequence ATGAAAAAAGTTCTTTCCATATTTAAGTTCATCATTTTATTTTTTCTTTTAACAAACTGTAATTCAAATTCACAAGAAGAAGAAAACAATTACGATTTCTATCATGGAACTAGGATTTTGGATGAATATAAATATCTCGAAAATTTAAAAGACTCTAGTGTTATAGATTGGTTCAGAAAACAAAGAGATAGTACATCTGATATATTAAAAAATATACCAGGAAAAAAAAGACTAATAGAATTACAAAAAAGTTTTTCTAATAATACAAAAGAAGATGTATCTAACATAAGAATTACATCTTCGGGAGCTATTTATTATCTAAAACGAAATTTGGATAAAGATGATTATCCAAATTTATATTATCGAAAAACTTTAAATTCTAAAGAAGAGTTAATTTATGATCCTGCAGATTATAAGAGAAATGAATTAAAAAAATACTACATAAATTATTACAAGGTTAGTTGGGATGAAAAGAAGATTGTGTTAAGTTTTTCTGAAAAAGGTAAAGAAATTTCTGAAATGCGATTTTTGGAAATTAAAACTAAAGAACTTCTTCCTATAATTATGGATATGGCTGTTCCTAGTTATGGAGGGGTTTACTGGCTTCCCAATAATTCAGGTGTAACGTATTTACAAATTCCAAAGGAGAATCTGGAAAAGAAAGATCTTTTTAAGAATACCAGAGTTGTTTTACAGACTTTAGATGATTCCTCACCAAAAACATTCTTTTCTAAGAAAAATAATTCTAAATTAGGAATGAAATCAGAGGATATTCCAATCGTTTTATTTCAAGAATCTACAGATAAATATTCAATTGCTGCAATTGCAGGTGCAACGCCCTATCATGATTACTATGTTTCTAAATATGAAGAACAAGAAGATATTAATAAAATAGAATGGAAGTCTTTATTTAAAAAAGAAAATAAGGTAACGTCATTTTATCAAGATAACGATAGTATTATATATCTTACTTCAGAAAATGCTTCAAATTTTAAAATTTGTAAAACTTCAATTTTAAATCCAAATATTGAAAATCCAAAGATTTTAGTTGAAGAGCCCAATGATAAAGTAGTTAAAAGTTTTCGAGTCATTAATGATTTAATCGTATATACTACTACTAAGAATGGTGTGGAATCAGAGTTATTCATAGTAGATTCCAAGGGAATTCAAGAAAAGGTAGATTTACCTATGAAAGCTGGACGAATATCTATTGAAGATGTAAACAAGTTTACAAAGGATATTACATTAGGAATAAGAGGTTGGTTACAAAAAGATAAAAGACTGATATTTAATTTAGAAAGTAAAAACTTCGAGGATGGAAGTCTTATTAAATCAGATGATTTATTGGATGTGTCCAATATAACGGTAGAAGAATTAGAAGTTAAGTCCCATGATGGCGCAATGGTACCTTTATCTCTTATTTATAAAAACGGTTTGAAAAGAGATGGTAGTAATTCTGCATTTATGATAGGGTATGGATCTTATGGAACTTCTTTGAGACCTAGGTTTTCTGAAAAAATCATGACTTGGATTCATGAAGGAGGGATCTATGTTATTGCACATGTTAGAGGGGGAGGTGAAAAAGGTGATAAGTGGTATAAGGGTGGTTTTAAAGAAACTAAATCGAATACTTGGAAAGATTTTATTGCTTGCGCTGAATTCATTGTAGATAGAAAGTATACTTCAAAAAATAAACTTGCTATTAACGGAGTAAGTGCTGGTGGTATAACCGTTGGTAGGGCAATGACCGAACGGCCTGATTTATTTGCAGTTGTTATTGCAAATGTTGGTTTTATGAATGCCATAAAATTAGAAAGCCATAGTAATGGTGCTAACAATACTAAAGAATTCGGTACGATAAAAACAAAAGAAGGATTTCAAACACTTCTAGAAATGGATTCTTATAATAATATTAGCAAAGGTAAAAGTTATCCAGCGACCCTTTTAACTACGGGCATGAATGATTTTAGAGTACCTCCATGGGATCCTGCTAAATTTGTTGCTAGACTACAAGACTACAATTCATCCGGTAATCCTATATTGTTAAAAGTAGATTTTGAATCTGGACATGGTAGCTCTAACTCTAAAACCAAAAGGTTAAATGATACCGCAGATGTTTTAGCATTTGCATTTTGGCAAACTGGACATCCAAATTATCAACCCAAGAAAATTAGGAGTTTTTAG
- a CDS encoding class I lanthipeptide — protein MKKKKDLKLEKLTIAKLNNDQKIKIKGGVITGVGGLSDVSDTTLTY, from the coding sequence ATGAAAAAAAAGAAAGATCTAAAATTGGAAAAACTGACTATTGCTAAATTAAATAATGATCAGAAAATAAAAATTAAAGGAGGAGTAATAACAGGTGTAGGTGGATTATCGGATGTAAGTGATACTACTCTTACCTACTAA